In Lolium perenne isolate Kyuss_39 chromosome 5, Kyuss_2.0, whole genome shotgun sequence, the sequence GGAATCATATCATGATACCAATATCAACTTTTTCTTCATTAATTGTTGTGTCACATTATGTTTTGCTAATATGGTATGCATGATACTACGTATGGTGCATTTTCACTATAGGCACTATGGGTAGCCTAATTTAAGCATAGAGTACGTACGCAACATGAAATACCAAAAAAATATTGATTAACAAGGTTTCCTCCCACATTTCCATTGATAGAAACCATATGAGTTCGCTACAACCTCAACAACATAGCAAAGTAAACCTCCATGGTTTTTTTAGTTCCAAAACTACAAACACATAAAAAAAGCTAAACCGGGAAGAGACATAGCAGAGAGGCAAACATCTACAAGAGGACTCCTCCTAAGAAGTGAGAGATACACTTATACACATCTCACTCTCATAGCAGCTTTTCAAGATGGTAGCTCAGGTTTTTCACGCCTCTCCTTTTTTTGTTGGCCCTGAAGCAAACTGACATCACTATTTCCTTTAAGCAAGACTTTGTTCAGCAAAATCTTCTCGCCACATTGTCAATCTTGGATTCCACGACGCCCAGCTTTCTCTCGCTCCGAACACTTCAGCCGTGACCTGCTCCACCAGCTTTACGAGCCACCATAGTCGATCCCTTGCGTCGTTCCTTCACCTACAAAGAGCTCTAGAAATTAATCCAATAGAAAATTTGTAAAACACACAAATTGGTTCATCCGGCCATTTCTTCTAAAAACATGATAAGTTCCTTGTCTTCCAAATCCCCAAGATAACAGCTGCAATCACCAAGGCCGCCAGTTTACTATTCCAACCTTTCAAACTTTCACCAAAACATTAACACTTGAAAAGGGTATGTTAAAGCCAAAGGCTACACTCGCCACATTTCAAATGTACCTAGCTAAGGTGGTATATAGTTTCATTTCCTCCGCAGAAAAGGAAACATTTCGAACACGAACCTCCCCTGTGTAGTAAAACGTGGGTCAAAATGCTCCCTTTATGTACTAGCCAAATGAGGTTTTAACTCTCATGGGAATTTTAATCTTCCGCATGAATTTGTATGGAACCACACCATAATTTTGTTAGGCCATGTCAAGTGATTAAATAGTGAACACCCAGATAACTTCCACCAAAATTTATCTGAATCATTTGACAGTGTCACATCATCAAAAACATCACATAGTTACAACCATTGATCTTTCTTTTGTCCAACAATTTCTCTTCTAAATTTGAGATTTCTGATCCCTATGGCGAAATCCTTGTTCATGGTAATATAAAGATTTAGAGAAATAGAGAAAAGTCTGGGAAAGAAAGAGATAGGGGTTGATCATTTATCCAATGATCCTCCCAAAATCTCGTGCTTATCCCATTCCCTGCCACAGTTCTACAACACGAGCAAAACATTTTTTCGCCTCCATCAACCCTTACCAGAAATAAGAGTCCCCAGGTTTGGACTCCAGCTGTCCAAGAGCTTTTGAAGATATGCATGTATTTTAACCTAAGAATTTGTTGCCAAACGCAATCCTCATTAAAAAGTTTTACGAAGCTATTTTGATAATATGGAGATATTCATTAGGTCAAGGTTTAAAATCCCTAGCCCGCCCTGAtcttttggaagataaataatgtCCCATTCGATCAGGTGGTATTTTTTCCCCTTTTTCTTCCTCCCTGGGAACCTTGATCTGTGCATATTCATCCAGTCTAGCGGACCTTTAGCCACTCTATAGAAagatagcatatagagaggtatacTCGACACATAGGAATTAATTAGGCTAACTTTCCCACCCATGGATGACATTTTAATTCATTTTTTATTAATGGGCACTCCTAAATATTTCATTGCAAGTGACCTGGTGTTACAAGTAAAGATTTCTTCAAAAACTTGCTTTCTCTCGAGAGACTCCCCTAGATAGTATATTCCGTTTCTATGAAAATTAATTTTCAATCCTGTCAAGTTTCAAAATAAGCAGAGAAGAAATTTAAGATTCCTTTGAGCAACATTATAGTATCATCTGCATAAGATAGCTATACCATTGACTGCAAGTTTGTACATAAACCAGTCAGCAAGCCCGCTTCCTACGATCTACTTACGAGAATTGACAAGACGTCAACTACTGTGTCAAAAAGCAACGGCGATAGTGGATCCCCCTGTCGCAAACCTTAAAATGTATTAAAATAAGGACCGTGAAATACCCAAAGTGTACATCATTATACGTGACGCCCATCAATAGGCTCATTAACATCTAAGATAGTGGATAGAGAGCTCAAAGTCCTTTTGACTCTCGAGCTCCAAGGCTACATGTATAGTAAAATTTTAAAATTATATCTACAAGTTTTAGTAAAGGTGAAAAAAATTCTATAAGTAGTTAATTATGTATCCCATGAACATGCAAAATCTCAATTCAAATCATTTTACATTTTGAGCTATAGAAAAAGGCAAAGTATGAATATTTTGAAGATCTAAAAAATTTATATTTAGATCCACACTTTTGTTATTTTTATGTCGCTTAAAATAAAAATTATATTTACAAGATTTTGCACGTTTATGAGATATATATCATTGGCTACATTTAATATTTTATTTCACATTTTTTGAAACTTGCAGACatagtttttaaattgtttaatatGCAGGGTGAGCGGGAGCCAAAAATCTACACTCTAAGACGGAAAGTCTTATAAAATACTTCCTTTGTTTGAATATGTAAGATGTTGGAGTATTTTTTTTATTCATCCATTTTATTTGTATCTAGTTTATTTTTAGTGTGTAGTTTATCCATTTTAGTTCGTATCTAGTCTACTCACTAATGGTGGTGAAGATCATGAAGGGAGGGAGTAATACTGAGCATTGGAGTTGCTAGTTGGAGCTGGAGCAGCTGGCCAAACGGCTCGGTTCCAATAAGCAGCAGAATCCACGGGAGAGCTGGAGCCTCTTCGCGTGCAGCTGGGCCGTGACTCCGTAGTCCGTACCAACTCCGAGAGCCCAGTATAGCCCGCTCCTCACGATCtagcgccgccggcgccgccgccttcCACCGTCCCCGCCGCTGCTCAGGCCTTCATCCACTCTGGTCAAACCGCCGCTACTAAGCCCAGCCCCTCCATCCGCCGCCCGCCTGCAACTCCTCCTCACGGTGAACACAAGGTATCCCAATTCCAACCACGCTCCTAATTCTCTAGTACCAGAAGAAGAGATCTTCCCCTTCCGAATGGCTTCGATTTAAAATGAACGCGCATAGTTGCAGCATAAAGTTACCATCTTCAGTGTACTCGATATCTAGTATCCATGTCACCATCGGTAAGGATGTAAACAAAACCAAAGGTTTACTGGTTCGTGTATCTAATGAAGGCTACGCACTAAGTTAGAGTCAATTAAAagggaccggagggagtataaccTAGTAAACGAACTCGGGCTAGTCAGCTAGTAACATCAACTGATTTGCTTTTCCTGTTTTTCGTTTCATATGTAGGGTTTTACTTTCTTGTAGGGGAAAAAAGAGAGCTTTATATCATGTTAGAAACAGACTTAAAGTTATTAGAAATGATAGCCATTAGACAGTGAGGGGTAGGAGAAATCAGAAATAAGTTCCATGTATATGTAGGGTTTTACTTGCTTGCAGACTTGCAGTATCTCTGGCCTGCGAAAATGCATGAGAGTGGGTTGCCTGAAGTTTCCCTTTGTTGACGGAGAtaccaggttttggtatcagatcaTGAACTTGTTTTTGTTCCTACTCGATCTGAACTTGAAAATGAAACCTTCAAACTGTCGTTTGCAGTTGCTGACTTTTACTTTTTTTATTCAGACCACCCCTGTAATTCTCTAGTACCACAAGAAGAGATCTTTTCTTCGAATGGTTTCTATTTGAAATGAACGTGCGTAGCTGCTGCATAAAGTTACCATCTCCAGTGTACCTGGTATCTATTACTCATGTTTACCGTAGGTAAAGATGTAACCAAACCCAAGATATACTGGTTCCTGTATCTAAATGCAGGCTAGCCTAGTAAACGAAGTCGGGCTACTCAGCTAGTAACATCAACCTAGTTGCTTTTTCTGATCTTCATTTCATTTGTAGGGTTTTACTTTTTGTAAGGAAAAGAGAGCTTTATATCATATCAGAAACAGAGTTACAGTCACTGGAAATGATAGCGATTACACAGTCAGGGGCAGCAGAAATGAGAAATTGAttccctatatatgtagggttttacCTGCTTGTACTATATTCGTCCTGCGAACATGCATGACCGTGGCTTGCCTCTTAAAGAGATCAGATTGTATCAGATCATGAATTTAAAACAAAACCCTGGAAGTGTCGTTTGCAGTTGCTGACGCTTAATTTGATTCCAACTGTCCAACTGCGCACAGATTTGAAACGTGGCCTAGCTAGACCTACCCATCTCCTGAAATCTTGTTTATGGTTTGGATGATAACAGGAGTAAACCTGATGTGTGTCTGCAGTAGTATATATAGCTACACATCACTGTCTTAAGAGGAATATTAGTAGCTAATCCATGTTGTTACTGCAGATGCCAGAAGCTGAATGGAACGATGAGCACACTACACTTATCTGCGAACTCTTTGTTGAGCAAGTTCGGGCTGGAAATCGACCAAATACTCATATCAATAACACTGGTTACAGCCTAGTTGCAGAGAAGTTTGAACAAAGAACACAGTTACTTTATACGAAGACACAACTTAAGAATAAATGGGATAAACTCAAGAGAGATTACATCAACTGGAAGGAATTGCTTGCAAGGGGCGCAGGCTTGGGTTGGAACAACGGAAAAGGAACAATTGCGGCTGACAAGGATTGGTGGAAGAATACATGTACAGTACGTATTACTTGTGCTTAGGCACTTGTTTCTTATGAACTATGTTATCAGGCGTGAGTCATTTTTTTTTCCTTCTTTCCTTCTCAGGAATTGCCAGGTGCAAAAAAGTTCCGCAGAGCTGGAATAAAAAAtgagaatcatttgaaaatgatgTTTGAAGATATTATCAGTAGTGTTGTGGATCATTCTTCACCAGCAGCTGACAGTTTGCCATCTGCTCCTGACAGCACCTTGAATGTTGAGAGTCATGATAGATCCGATAATAATGTGGAAAGTTTCTCAGAAGATAACCATGGCAGTCAACTAGACCATAATGATGACACTCAGCTCGGCAATAATGATGCCATTCAGCAAAACCATGACCCGCCCTCAATTAGGAACGATGTGGAAGAGAGTCATGGCACTCAACTGGACCGTCATGATGACACTCAGCTCGGCAATAATGGTGTCATTCGGCTAAACCATGACCCCCCCTCAATTAGGAACAAAAGAAGACCTATTCATGTTAATACCATGGAGAGTAAGAAAGTGGAAAGTAAGAGAAACAAGACGGAAACAGCTTTGCTCATGCAAGCTCAGTTGAAGCGTATAGTGGAGTTGGCTGAGGAAGCACAGTCCATTTTTGATAAGTTTTCTTCCCAAGCTGACTCTCCAAGATCTGACATTCAAGATGTTATGACATTGGTTCGTGAATGTGGAGCACGGAGTGGAAGTGATGAATATTTCATTGCGACTGAACTGTTTGTCAATCTAGAGCAGAGGCAAATGTTCTGTACTATGGAAACAGCCGAAGAGCGTCTTGAATGGCTTAGAAGAAAGTACAATGCTAAGTACGGCTAAATGATTCTAGGATTTATTTTCTGTTATATCAAGCGTTTGTTGTCTTCAGCGTTCAAAACTTGTCATCTTCTAGATGTCAACAACTTAACAATTATGTATTAGAACCTGACAACTCCTATCTGTCCACCTGTGGTTGTAAATACTCATTTCTGTATGTGCAAATGTCCTTTGGTGTTAGATATGCCATACCTTCAGACCGTGTGGCAAATGTAGTCAGCAGTCTCAAACCAATGATACACAATAAGCTATGTTGTACCTTCGAGACAATGGTTTTCTAATACTTCGTCAAGATTAATTACAGTGCTACAGATTGTGTTTACTACCCTGATGACCACGACGAAGATCCTGATTAGGACATCCATTATTCTGTTGTATTAGGAGGTTAATGGAgttataattttttttatttaaaaTTGGAGTATGTAAATATCAGACGAAAATGGATATTATATTTAGAGTTGCCTTTTATTCTGAAACATTTAGGCGAGTGCAGCCTTTTAGAGCTTGGGCTACATGTTGCCCTTTATTTAGAAATTTTTGAGAACTTGATTTAAAATTTACAAAAAGTATGAAAAAAATCTGGATGTAGTCATATCCTACAGCCATGCAAAAACCCGATACCGAATAATTTAAATTCTAGGCTACACAAAGATGACAAATGTGTGGGTCTAATGTATAGTGAACAGTGCACATTTCAAAACTAAAAAAGTTGTCAGATTTTTTAAAATCCAGAATAATTTGAAAACTGCTAGTGGTATTGCTctccttttcaaaaaaaaaactggaAAACGTTATTCTATGTATCAAAATACTGAAAAATATACAACTACAATGGTCCATGGATTGGAGCCCGGCTCCGGGCTTTCTAAGACAATGGGCCGAAATCAAATAAAGTCCAGAATAACTCCTTAAATCCATGGACCATCCAGCAAAACCCAACGCAATCCATAAAAGCCAACGACATTGTCTCTACGGGCCTCAACCCTAGCACTCTAGCAGCTGTTCCCTTTGTATGGTTAAAATAGGTAGGCCCACTGGAAGAAGTATGCTGTAGAAGACGGACGAGGCGTTCCTACACCCGGGAACATATGCTGCCGGTTTTTAAAATAGAATTTAAACAtagttcaaaattttaaaaaaatctggACAGAAAATTGACTTGTACAGCTCGCAATTATATGAGCTCATAAAGTCGTTTGCGAAAAAACTGATATTTTTGTGTCGTGTGCAAAAAAGAAAAATTTGAGTGCTTAAAAAATGCTTTTTGAAAGACATTTCTTTATCTTTCTCATACATGACACAAACAAAAAAATGTCAATTTTCTGCAGTACTTGGCATGCATACATATAATGTCGACATATACGCACCAAATTTTTGTTCAGATTTGTTTTGACATTTTGAAATGTTTTCTCGAGGACCAAGAGCATATGCTCCCAAGGTCAAAAGTATAGAAGACATGTTATATTTCATGTAAGAAAGACCAAGACGGCTGATACATTGCTATTGACTGCTACAACTTCACGTGCACCACCTGCTAAGAGGCTTACAACGCACCCTCAAACAACGATGACAACTTGCCGTGCCAAACCTCCTTCCAATGATGGTCAGGAGATGGTGCACAAAGCTACAAGACTCTGCAACGGTCCAACAAAGACACCACCATAGCACGACAACAACTCTAAGGCAACTCGGACCAACGCAACTTCACCATAAGCCTTAGAGATGGCGAGTAGAAGGGGGGATCCGACCGTATTCAGTGAAGGCGCCAAGTAAGTTGCATCCACCATGCCGTACATTGCGTCCGGCCAACACCCTCGACCATTGTCTTAGTGGAAGGAGTACATGGAAAACACACATGATCACATCACAAGAGAGTATTTGGTTGCTCCCAAAATTTCTTCACGAACatacaagaagaagaaatgaaacaTTATCTTAATATTTCTTACAGGGAGGAAAACCGGTACAAAGTGTACAGAAACTTTGTTGTTGCTCTGGTTGTGTGGCGACGTGACTCTTCTTCACTCTTCAGTTATTGTGACACTTGATCCATCCATGTCTGCAACCACCAACGGCGTGTCCTGTCAAACCAAGGCGATGTATATGGCTTCACTAACAAACTCCACCAGGCATGTGTCAGTGCATCACTTAACATTTGCACTCCACTCAACAACTATCTGCTGCCTTCGATAAGAAAGAAATAGAGCGACTTCACTATCCATGTCGCAGCGACGGTGTAAAAGTACTAAATAAGTACCCCACATACTGATTTAAAGCAATATACTGAAGTAGACAAGAGCACACGATTTAATAATTACTCCACATAATGATTTAAAGCAATTAATATATTCTCGTAGCAGATTAAAACCTAAGTTTATCACAACATATTACACCAACTACAAATTGAAGATGGCGAAATTTTTCATCTGGCTTCTTTACCAAAATAGGGTTTGGACAGCCGACCGCTTGGAAAGAGTGGGTGGCCAAATTGCGGCTTGTGTCCTTTTTGCAAGCGATGCAcggaatccgtggaccacctatTCGTTCATTGCCGGTTCACTTTGAAGATTTGGGACAAGACAAAGGAATGGCTTGGCACCCCGGACATTCACTCTATACCCATGGGGGACAATCCTTTCCGGAATGGTGGAACGTCATATCTATGGGGCAAAACCGCAAAGGTGTGGCATCGCTTGCCATGCTAATTCTTTGGGAGGTGTGGAAGGAGCGGAACAATAGGGTGTTCAACAACAAGCGTGCGTCCTCACAAGTCGTCTTCGAGGATTAAAAACGAGGCTAGACTATGGGTTTTAGCGGGTGCAAGAATTTTGGACTATTTCATGCCGGGAGAGTGATCGTGTAATAAGTCTAGCATATTTTATTTCTTGTAAAACTTCTCCTTAATTAATAGaaagggcaaagcttttgcccgcgtttcaaaaaaaaaaatcaatatcGTCTACAGTAGTACGGAGTATTCCACTGATTAAACTTCTTCTGGGAGGGGAAAAGCTAAAATTAAAGCGGCTAATTGATGCGAGGTTAGCTATCAGACATGGTGATGAACCAACAACCACTCGCGCGAACAGGCGGCAGGTGCGAAACTCACATGCCAGAGCCCGTACGTGTCCTGGCCTCGCCGCGCCGCGCCCGTACGCACGCAAATAGTACAgcggttagggcatctccaaccgggcgacccatcccgcgcccgcgcgtccggatgtgtCCAGCCGGACAAAATcgcggcccaacgcggggacgcaccgcaaaagcggacggccgccgcgtccggaacgacgcaaacccggcccaaatctgggccggctttgcgtggccgcggacggcacgcgccgtccgctcgcgtccgcggctgatcgcctcgtctcccttgggcccaccgTCGGTGACCGGGAGACTATTAAATGGGGACC encodes:
- the LOC127299580 gene encoding uncharacterized protein, giving the protein MPEAEWNDEHTTLICELFVEQVRAGNRPNTHINNTGYSLVAEKFEQRTQLLYTKTQLKNKWDKLKRDYINWKELLARGAGLGWNNGKGTIAADKDWWKNTCTELPGAKKFRRAGIKNENHLKMMFEDIISSVVDHSSPAADSLPSAPDSTLNVESHDRSDNNVESFSEDNHGSQLDHNDDTQLGNNDAIQQNHDPPSIRNDVEESHGTQLDRHDDTQLGNNGVIRLNHDPPSIRNKRRPIHVNTMESKKVESKRNKTETALLMQAQLKRIVELAEEAQSIFDKFSSQADSPRSDIQDVMTLVRECGARSGSDEYFIATELFVNLEQRQMFCTMETAEERLEWLRRKYNAKYG